A DNA window from Haloactinospora alba contains the following coding sequences:
- the miaA gene encoding tRNA (adenosine(37)-N6)-dimethylallyltransferase MiaA, whose protein sequence is MSSSNNVIAVVGPTASGKSDLAVELALRLDPPGEVVNADSMQLYRGMDIGTAKLPVTERRGVPHHLLDVWDVTEAADASRYQRMARERIDEVRSRNRVPILTGGSGLYIRAALDHLEFPGTDPQLRASLEDTLATVGPEQLHARLAERDPEAARSILPSNGRRIVRALEVVELTGRSFTATMPEHVAYYPCLQIGLSVPRPELDERLERRVHRMWASGLVAEVRELEERGLREGRTASRALGYRQVLSFLSGEYGEETAREETVRATRRFARRQESWFRRDPRIHWLPYDAPDLTERALAIAAG, encoded by the coding sequence GTGAGCAGTTCGAACAATGTGATCGCCGTCGTGGGTCCGACAGCATCCGGAAAGTCCGATCTCGCCGTAGAACTGGCCCTGCGCCTCGACCCTCCCGGTGAGGTCGTCAACGCCGACTCCATGCAGCTCTACCGCGGGATGGACATCGGCACCGCGAAACTCCCCGTCACGGAGCGCCGGGGGGTCCCGCACCACCTGCTGGACGTGTGGGATGTGACCGAGGCCGCCGACGCCTCCCGCTACCAGCGGATGGCGCGCGAGCGGATCGACGAGGTGCGCTCCCGGAACCGCGTCCCCATCCTCACGGGCGGGTCGGGGCTGTACATCCGCGCGGCGCTGGACCATCTGGAGTTTCCCGGGACCGACCCCCAGCTCCGCGCCTCGCTGGAGGACACGCTGGCGACCGTGGGGCCGGAACAGTTGCACGCCCGGCTCGCGGAGCGCGACCCGGAAGCGGCCCGCTCGATCCTGCCCAGCAACGGCCGGCGGATCGTGCGAGCGCTGGAGGTGGTCGAGCTCACCGGGCGCTCCTTCACCGCCACCATGCCCGAGCACGTGGCCTACTACCCGTGCCTGCAGATCGGCCTGTCCGTCCCCCGGCCCGAGCTGGACGAGCGTCTCGAACGGCGGGTGCACCGGATGTGGGCCTCGGGGCTCGTCGCCGAGGTGCGTGAGTTGGAGGAGCGGGGGCTGCGGGAGGGACGCACGGCCTCCCGGGCACTGGGCTACCGGCAGGTGCTGTCCTTCCTCTCGGGCGAGTACGGCGAGGAGACGGCCCGGGAGGAGACGGTGCGTGCCACCCGCCGCTTCGCCCGCCGCCAGGAGTCGTGGTTCCGCCGCGACCCGCGCATCCACTGGCTCCCCTACGACGCTCCCGACCTGACCGAACGAGCGTTGGCGATCGCCGCCGGCTGA
- a CDS encoding amidohydrolase family protein translates to MTVRLLTNIGRLWTGTDLLSNAAMLVKNDRIAWVGPAAELPQYLPGVIEDIVDVDEVDNLGGGLVTPGLVDAHCHPVYAGNRYAEVAMRAGGATHAEIASAGGGVASTVTVTRGTDPWTLCNAVRERLRHWVLSGCTTVEAKTGYHLTRDGELADIRLLRSLEQEPGMPRLHATFFAAHAIPPEYFGRPHDYVEAVGTWLGDAAQAGADGVDVLCDHQQFSAKDAQWLLAAGRAAGLQTHMHACAKPRHGAVRMASEAQCSSVTPMDETDEEDVLALSKTGTPVVACPLAALQERNSPPIRALLDHGVPVGIGTDHNPGQSGSMSLPLAITVAVAMFNMSVLEALRAATVGGAHALGMTDRGMLAPGSYADIVQWDADHEGAFAWAYGLNTLRVWRGGETIR, encoded by the coding sequence ATGACCGTACGGTTGCTGACGAACATCGGACGGTTGTGGACGGGCACTGACCTCCTGAGCAACGCGGCCATGCTGGTCAAGAACGACCGCATCGCCTGGGTGGGGCCAGCGGCGGAGCTTCCCCAGTACCTTCCCGGGGTCATCGAGGACATCGTCGATGTCGACGAGGTCGACAACCTCGGCGGTGGTCTGGTGACCCCCGGCTTGGTGGACGCGCACTGCCATCCGGTGTACGCGGGGAACCGGTACGCCGAGGTGGCGATGCGGGCCGGTGGGGCCACCCACGCCGAGATCGCCAGCGCGGGAGGCGGTGTCGCCTCCACGGTGACCGTCACCCGGGGAACGGACCCCTGGACCCTGTGCAACGCGGTACGGGAACGGCTCCGGCACTGGGTGCTCTCCGGATGTACCACGGTCGAGGCCAAGACCGGATACCACCTGACCCGGGACGGGGAACTCGCCGACATCCGACTGCTGCGCTCACTCGAGCAGGAACCCGGTATGCCGCGGCTGCACGCGACGTTCTTCGCCGCGCACGCCATCCCACCCGAGTACTTCGGGCGCCCCCATGACTACGTCGAAGCAGTGGGCACATGGCTCGGTGACGCCGCTCAGGCCGGGGCGGACGGCGTTGACGTCCTCTGCGACCACCAGCAGTTCAGCGCCAAGGACGCGCAGTGGCTGCTGGCCGCCGGTCGCGCGGCAGGGTTGCAGACACACATGCACGCCTGTGCCAAGCCCCGGCACGGTGCGGTGCGGATGGCCTCCGAGGCGCAGTGTTCGTCGGTGACCCCGATGGACGAGACGGACGAGGAGGACGTGCTCGCCCTGTCGAAGACGGGAACACCGGTGGTGGCCTGCCCGCTCGCCGCACTGCAGGAACGGAACAGCCCACCGATCCGGGCCCTGCTCGACCACGGCGTGCCGGTCGGGATCGGAACCGACCACAACCCCGGGCAGTCGGGGTCGATGTCGCTGCCGTTGGCGATAACGGTCGCCGTGGCGATGTTCAACATGAGCGTCCTGGAAGCGTTGCGCGCCGCGACCGTCGGCGGTGCGCACGCCTTGGGCATGACCGACCGCGGCATGCTCGCCCCGGGCAGCTACGCGGACATAGTCCAGTGGGACGCCGACCACGAGGGGGCGTTCGCCTGGGCCTACGGGCTCAACACGCTACGTGTCTGGCGCGGCGGCGAAACAATCCGCTGA
- the aceB gene encoding malate synthase A, whose amino-acid sequence MGATDRVEITGPLHERYEEILTNDAVEFIADLHHMFEGRRQELLTARTRRQERISAGADLDFLPETRDIREDPNWTVAPPAPGITDRRVEITGPTDRKMTVNALNSGAKVWLADFEDSNAPLWENMVEGQLNLRDALDRTLDFTTPQGKSYALNDDSELATIVVRPRGWHLDEKHILVNGQRVSGGLVDFALYFFHCAQRQLDKGKGPYFYLPKMESHLEARLWNDIFVTAQEKLGIERGTIRATVLIETIPAAFEMEEILYELREHSAGLNAGRWDYLFSVIKTHRTRGRQFMLPERNAVTMTAPFMRAYTELLVSTCHRRGAHAIGGMAAFIPSRRDAEVNERAFAKVREDKTRESTDGFDGSWVAHPDLVPVAREIFDRVLGDRPNQIDKTREDVAGTIKQGDLLSVNTAQGGITEAGLRNNVSVGLQYLASWLGGNGAVAIFNLMEDAATAEISRSQIWQWLHNDVTLDDGPRVTRELVQRIVDEELAKIREAVGESFDTALYQRATELFTEVALADEYADFLTLPAYERMP is encoded by the coding sequence ATGGGCGCCACTGACAGGGTCGAGATCACCGGCCCCCTACACGAGCGGTACGAGGAGATCCTCACCAACGACGCGGTCGAGTTCATCGCCGACCTCCACCACATGTTCGAGGGGCGGCGCCAGGAGCTCCTGACCGCGCGCACACGTCGCCAGGAACGGATATCCGCCGGCGCGGACCTGGACTTCCTTCCGGAGACCCGCGACATCCGCGAGGACCCGAACTGGACCGTCGCTCCCCCCGCTCCCGGGATCACCGACCGTCGCGTCGAGATCACCGGGCCGACCGACCGGAAGATGACGGTCAACGCGCTCAACTCGGGGGCCAAGGTGTGGCTGGCCGACTTCGAGGACTCCAACGCCCCCCTGTGGGAGAACATGGTCGAGGGCCAGCTCAACCTGCGGGACGCGCTGGACCGCACGCTCGACTTCACCACTCCCCAGGGCAAGAGCTACGCGCTCAACGACGACTCCGAGCTGGCCACCATCGTCGTCCGACCGCGCGGCTGGCACCTGGACGAGAAGCACATCCTGGTCAACGGCCAACGTGTCTCCGGGGGACTCGTCGACTTCGCCCTCTACTTCTTCCACTGCGCCCAGCGCCAGCTCGACAAGGGCAAAGGCCCCTACTTCTACCTGCCCAAGATGGAGAGCCACCTCGAGGCGCGGCTGTGGAACGACATCTTCGTGACCGCACAGGAGAAGCTCGGTATCGAGCGCGGCACGATCCGGGCCACCGTGCTGATCGAGACCATCCCCGCCGCGTTCGAGATGGAGGAGATCCTCTACGAACTGCGCGAGCACTCGGCCGGCCTCAACGCCGGACGTTGGGACTACCTCTTCAGCGTCATCAAGACACACCGCACCCGCGGCCGGCAGTTCATGCTCCCGGAACGTAACGCGGTCACGATGACCGCACCGTTCATGCGCGCCTACACCGAACTCCTCGTCAGTACCTGTCACCGCCGGGGAGCGCACGCCATCGGCGGCATGGCCGCGTTCATCCCGAGCCGCCGGGACGCCGAGGTCAACGAACGCGCCTTCGCCAAGGTCCGCGAGGACAAGACACGCGAGTCCACCGACGGTTTCGACGGTTCCTGGGTCGCCCACCCGGACCTCGTCCCCGTGGCACGCGAGATCTTCGACCGTGTCCTCGGCGACCGTCCCAACCAGATCGACAAGACGCGCGAGGACGTCGCCGGAACGATCAAGCAGGGGGACCTGCTCTCGGTCAACACCGCACAGGGCGGCATCACGGAGGCCGGCCTGCGCAACAACGTCAGCGTCGGTCTGCAGTACCTGGCGTCCTGGCTCGGCGGGAACGGCGCCGTCGCCATCTTCAACCTGATGGAGGACGCGGCGACCGCGGAGATCTCCCGCTCCCAGATCTGGCAGTGGCTGCACAACGACGTCACCCTGGACGACGGCCCCCGGGTCACCCGGGAACTCGTCCAGCGCATCGTCGACGAGGAGCTCGCCAAGATCCGCGAGGCGGTCGGGGAGAGCTTCGACACCGCCCTGTACCAGCGCGCCACCGAACTGTTCACCGAGGTCGCGCTGGCCGACGAGTACGCCGACTTCCTGACCCTTCCCGCCTACGAGCGGATGCCGTAA
- a CDS encoding FAD-binding oxidoreductase: METRPRTERITAELEADGVRVRPAGATDTAGTAAASHVCTPPDAEAAASLLATAQRHDLSVVARGNASKIDWGYPPRRCDLIVDTTALTGISHASGDLIVQAGAGTPVAELQEELARAGQRLTVDTAIPDSTVGGLVAAGVSGPRRMLHGPVRDLIIGMTTVRSDGVLTSSGGTVVKNVAGYDLGKLHTGALGTLGLLTSVTFRLHPLPPASRLITAERVAPAHLRSLLADIRACQAVPAAVELDWPAGAPPGLHVLVEGSSGGIDSRAADIAGLMDGSTVTDELPEWWGRLPGSPKDTVLKTTVPLSEAPAAAAALRDAGRDAGLDVGVRGSAGAGVLYAALPGTADPATAASVLSRARDSLPDGALTVLRASPELLEHGVDLWGDVSGLELMRAVKDRLDPCHTLAPGRFAGGI; encoded by the coding sequence ATGGAGACGCGCCCCCGCACCGAGAGGATCACAGCCGAACTGGAAGCGGACGGGGTCCGGGTCCGGCCGGCTGGAGCCACCGACACCGCGGGAACCGCCGCAGCGAGCCACGTCTGCACCCCGCCGGACGCCGAGGCGGCGGCGTCGCTCCTCGCCACGGCCCAGCGGCACGACCTCTCCGTGGTCGCCCGAGGCAACGCCAGCAAGATCGACTGGGGGTACCCGCCGCGCCGGTGTGACCTCATCGTCGACACCACCGCCCTCACCGGGATCTCCCACGCCTCCGGCGACCTCATCGTCCAGGCGGGGGCGGGAACACCGGTGGCCGAGCTGCAGGAGGAACTGGCCCGTGCCGGCCAGCGGCTCACCGTGGACACCGCGATCCCCGACTCCACCGTGGGCGGACTGGTCGCGGCCGGGGTGTCAGGGCCCCGCCGGATGCTGCACGGCCCCGTACGCGACCTCATCATCGGCATGACCACGGTCCGATCCGACGGGGTCCTCACCTCCTCGGGGGGCACGGTGGTGAAGAACGTGGCCGGCTACGACCTGGGCAAACTGCACACCGGCGCGCTGGGGACCCTCGGTCTGCTCACCTCGGTGACGTTCCGTCTCCACCCGCTTCCCCCCGCCTCCCGTCTCATCACGGCGGAACGGGTCGCCCCCGCTCACCTGCGCTCCCTGCTCGCCGACATCCGCGCTTGCCAAGCCGTTCCCGCCGCCGTCGAGCTGGACTGGCCCGCGGGGGCCCCGCCGGGCCTGCACGTGCTGGTGGAGGGAAGCAGCGGAGGAATCGACAGCCGGGCAGCGGACATAGCCGGGTTGATGGACGGCTCCACTGTCACCGACGAACTCCCGGAATGGTGGGGACGCCTTCCCGGCTCCCCGAAGGACACCGTGCTGAAAACCACTGTCCCGTTGTCCGAGGCACCGGCAGCGGCGGCCGCCCTCCGCGACGCCGGACGCGACGCCGGACTGGACGTCGGCGTTCGCGGTTCGGCCGGAGCCGGCGTGTTGTACGCGGCCCTGCCCGGCACGGCCGATCCCGCCACCGCCGCGTCGGTTCTCTCCCGCGCCCGGGATTCCCTTCCCGACGGGGCTCTCACGGTCCTGCGCGCCTCCCCGGAACTGCTGGAGCACGGAGTGGACCTCTGGGGGGATGTCTCGGGGTTGGAACTGATGCGCGCGGTCAAGGACCGCCTCGACCCGTGCCACACACTCGCACCCGGGCGCTTCGCGGGCGGTATCTGA
- a CDS encoding FAD-linked oxidase C-terminal domain-containing protein produces MPNPVDTLTPRLRAICGDEGVITDSTRRRTYESDGLAYHAAQPGVVVLPDTPEQLVETVRVCAEHGVPFVPRGAGTGLSAGALPNSDGVLIVTSRMRRIREIDIENECAVVEPGVANLDITRAAAPYGYYYAPDPSSQQVCSVGGNVAENSGGAHCLKYGFTVNHVRGVRFATPQGELVSLGGKAVEAPGYDLLGAFVGSEGTLGIATEVTVRLERTPQQVSTVLAAFTSMDAGGEAVSAIISAGVLPSAVEMMDALSIEAAETAVSCGYPPGAEAVLIVELDGPTPEVEAQFAEVVALCRSAGAFETRTASDPEERARIWKGRKSAFAAMGRISPAYIVQDGVVPRTALPEVLRRIGELSAESGVRVANVFHAGDGNLHPLVLFDDSEPGATERAAEVSGAILDLCIEHGGSITGEHGVGVDKACQMPRMFSPADVRTMERFRAAFDPAGIANPEKLLPTPRLCGERPGVRKTEHPLVSDGSAELF; encoded by the coding sequence ATGCCGAATCCTGTCGACACGTTGACCCCGCGGCTGCGCGCGATCTGCGGGGACGAGGGCGTGATCACGGACAGCACCCGTCGGCGCACCTACGAGAGCGACGGGCTGGCGTACCACGCGGCCCAGCCCGGTGTGGTCGTGCTTCCCGACACGCCGGAGCAACTCGTCGAGACGGTGCGGGTCTGTGCCGAGCACGGTGTTCCCTTCGTTCCCCGGGGGGCCGGGACCGGTCTTTCCGCCGGCGCGCTGCCCAACAGCGACGGCGTTCTCATCGTCACGTCGCGCATGCGGCGCATCCGCGAGATCGACATCGAGAACGAGTGCGCCGTCGTGGAACCGGGCGTGGCCAACCTCGACATCACCAGGGCTGCAGCACCGTACGGCTACTACTACGCGCCCGACCCTTCCAGCCAGCAGGTGTGTTCGGTCGGCGGCAACGTCGCGGAGAACTCCGGCGGCGCCCACTGCCTGAAGTACGGCTTCACCGTGAACCACGTCCGGGGCGTACGCTTCGCCACGCCCCAGGGGGAACTGGTCAGCCTGGGCGGTAAGGCGGTGGAGGCGCCGGGCTACGACCTGCTCGGCGCGTTCGTCGGCTCGGAGGGGACCCTCGGTATCGCCACCGAGGTGACCGTGCGGCTGGAACGCACCCCACAGCAGGTGAGCACGGTACTGGCCGCGTTCACCTCGATGGATGCCGGCGGGGAAGCCGTGTCGGCGATCATCTCCGCCGGGGTTCTCCCCTCCGCCGTCGAGATGATGGACGCCCTGTCGATCGAGGCCGCCGAGACCGCCGTCTCCTGCGGTTACCCTCCGGGCGCGGAAGCGGTCCTGATCGTGGAGCTCGACGGTCCCACCCCGGAGGTGGAGGCCCAGTTCGCCGAGGTCGTGGCGCTGTGCCGTTCCGCCGGCGCCTTCGAGACACGTACCGCCAGCGACCCGGAGGAACGCGCGCGCATCTGGAAGGGGCGCAAGTCGGCGTTCGCGGCCATGGGCCGTATCAGCCCCGCCTACATCGTGCAGGACGGGGTCGTTCCGCGGACCGCGCTGCCGGAGGTGCTGCGCCGGATCGGGGAACTGTCGGCGGAGTCGGGAGTGCGGGTCGCCAACGTGTTCCACGCCGGCGACGGCAACCTGCACCCCTTGGTCCTGTTCGACGACTCCGAGCCCGGCGCGACCGAGCGGGCCGCCGAGGTCTCCGGGGCCATTCTGGACCTGTGCATCGAGCACGGAGGGTCCATCACGGGCGAACACGGTGTCGGCGTGGACAAGGCGTGCCAGATGCCGCGTATGTTCTCCCCTGCGGATGTGCGGACCATGGAGCGCTTCCGCGCCGCGTTCGATCCGGCGGGCATCGCCAACCCGGAGAAACTCCTGCCCACTCCCCGGTTGTGCGGCGAGCGTCCGGGGGTACGGAAAACCGAGCACCCCCTGGTGTCCGACGGATCGGCGGAACTGTTCTGA
- the hflX gene encoding GTPase HflX has translation MTTTDNRGFVATGQGDLDLAERQALRRVPGLSTELTDVTEVEVRSLRLERVVLIGVWTTGTQLEADNSLAELKQLAETAGATVLDGLTQRRSKPDPAMYVGRGKVSELGDIVNSTGADTVVCDGELTPGQLRQLEESINVKVIDRTALILDIFAQHARSREGKAQVELAQLTYLLPRLRGWGDKLSRQAGGRAGGGNGGVGLRGPGERKIESDRRRINARMDKLRRQLAQMSTARDVKRDQRRARRVPAVAITGYTNAGKSSLLHSLTGAGVLVEDELFATLDPTVRQAHTPDGRLFTFSDTVGFVRHLPHQLIEAFRSTLEEVARADLILHVVDASHPEPEQQISAVREVFRDIDAQDIPEVVVLNKTDAADPIALKQLRTREPNAVEVSAHTGSGITDLVSATADALPRLDREVEVLLPYRRGDLLSRMHEEGTVLTEEHTSEGTAVHARVPELLAGKLDEFTASVC, from the coding sequence ATGACTACTACTGACAACCGCGGTTTCGTGGCAACCGGACAGGGTGACCTGGACCTTGCCGAGCGCCAGGCACTGCGCCGCGTTCCTGGGCTCTCCACCGAGCTCACCGACGTCACCGAGGTCGAGGTCCGCTCCCTGCGCCTGGAACGTGTGGTGCTCATCGGAGTATGGACCACGGGTACCCAACTCGAAGCCGACAACTCTCTCGCGGAACTCAAGCAGCTCGCCGAGACGGCGGGTGCGACCGTGCTCGACGGGTTGACGCAACGCCGTTCGAAACCGGACCCAGCGATGTACGTGGGCCGGGGCAAGGTTTCGGAGCTGGGTGACATCGTCAACAGCACGGGGGCCGACACCGTGGTCTGCGACGGGGAGCTCACCCCCGGACAGCTGCGCCAGCTCGAAGAGAGCATCAACGTCAAGGTCATCGACCGGACCGCGCTCATCCTGGACATCTTCGCCCAACACGCCCGGAGCCGGGAGGGCAAGGCCCAGGTGGAACTGGCCCAACTCACGTACCTGCTCCCGCGGCTGCGCGGGTGGGGCGACAAGCTGTCCCGGCAGGCCGGCGGGCGTGCCGGTGGTGGTAACGGCGGCGTGGGACTGCGTGGCCCCGGTGAGCGCAAGATCGAGTCCGACCGGCGCCGGATCAACGCGCGCATGGACAAACTGCGGCGACAACTCGCCCAGATGTCCACGGCCCGGGACGTGAAGCGCGACCAGCGACGTGCCCGCCGGGTTCCTGCCGTGGCCATCACCGGATACACGAACGCCGGCAAGTCCAGTCTGCTGCACAGTCTGACGGGGGCCGGGGTGCTCGTGGAGGACGAGCTGTTCGCCACGCTGGACCCGACGGTGCGCCAGGCACACACCCCGGACGGTCGGCTGTTCACGTTCAGCGACACCGTCGGTTTCGTCCGGCACCTGCCGCACCAGCTCATCGAGGCCTTCCGATCGACCCTGGAAGAGGTCGCCCGGGCTGACCTCATCCTGCACGTCGTCGACGCCTCGCACCCCGAACCCGAGCAGCAGATTTCGGCGGTGCGCGAGGTGTTCCGGGACATCGACGCCCAGGACATCCCGGAAGTGGTCGTGCTGAACAAGACCGACGCGGCGGACCCCATCGCGCTCAAACAGCTGCGGACGCGGGAACCCAACGCTGTTGAGGTATCGGCGCACACCGGGAGCGGGATAACCGACCTCGTGTCGGCCACCGCTGACGCACTGCCCCGGCTCGACCGGGAGGTGGAGGTGCTCCTTCCCTACCGGCGCGGCGATCTGCTCTCCCGCATGCATGAGGAAGGGACGGTCCTGACCGAGGAACACACCAGTGAGGGCACGGCCGTGCACGCGCGTGTGCCCGAACTGTTGGCTGGGAAGCTGGACGAGTTCACCGCCTCCGTCTGTTAG
- the dapF gene encoding diaminopimelate epimerase yields MRFAKGHGTENDFVILPDPDGELDLTPAAVTALCDRRSGIGGDGVLRVIRTSVLDEELPEGVGSHTCPWFMDYRNADGSLAEMCGNGIRVFARYLRDSGLATERFLRIGTRAGAREVTLEEHGDVTVDMGPVEVDGPGSAVLDGSSLNGRVVSVGNPHLACEVRGGVDRIDLGEPPRLDPAQFPAGGNVEVFSQLEPGVLEMRVYERGSGETRSCGTGIVAAAAAATPRGEGATWRVRVPGGECVVFLDADGARLRGPAEIVAEGDTALV; encoded by the coding sequence ATGCGATTCGCCAAGGGACACGGGACCGAGAACGACTTCGTGATCCTGCCCGACCCGGACGGGGAGCTGGATCTCACCCCGGCCGCCGTCACAGCGCTGTGTGACCGCAGGTCCGGGATCGGCGGCGACGGGGTGCTGCGGGTCATCCGAACGAGCGTGCTGGACGAGGAACTCCCGGAGGGTGTCGGTTCCCACACCTGCCCGTGGTTCATGGACTACCGCAACGCCGACGGCAGTCTCGCGGAGATGTGCGGCAACGGTATCCGCGTCTTCGCCCGGTACCTGCGCGACTCGGGACTCGCCACGGAGCGTTTCCTGCGCATCGGCACCCGGGCCGGCGCGCGGGAGGTGACACTCGAGGAGCACGGCGACGTCACCGTGGACATGGGGCCGGTCGAGGTGGACGGTCCCGGGAGCGCCGTGCTGGACGGGAGTTCCCTGAACGGTCGGGTGGTGTCGGTGGGCAACCCCCACCTGGCGTGTGAGGTGCGTGGCGGGGTCGACCGGATCGACCTGGGCGAACCGCCGCGGCTGGACCCCGCCCAGTTCCCCGCGGGCGGCAACGTGGAGGTGTTCAGCCAGCTCGAGCCGGGGGTGCTGGAGATGCGGGTGTACGAGCGCGGGTCGGGGGAGACCCGTTCGTGCGGGACCGGCATCGTGGCCGCCGCCGCGGCGGCGACGCCCCGCGGCGAGGGGGCCACCTGGCGGGTTCGGGTACCGGGCGGGGAGTGCGTGGTGTTTCTGGACGCCGACGGAGCCCGGCTGCGTGGCCCGGCGGAGATCGTGGCCGAGGGCGACACCGCCCTGGTCTGA
- a CDS encoding (Fe-S)-binding protein, with translation MNHPTPPSPDERAFNDLLSDCVHCGFCLPTCPTYALWGEEVDSPRGRIHLMGQIEQGDVLNEAAVQAFDNCLGCLACVSSCPSGVAYDALIETTRARVEEEHTRKAAERLLRALIFALFPHRKRLDLLRGPMRAYQSSGLQQLVRRSGLLERLSPSVATMERIAPPLPSRVPALPERVPARGRRRAVVGMLTGCVQGSFFPQVNTATARVLASEGCDVVVPRDQGCCGALSAHAGRPREAADFARATVETFERAGVDAVVVNSAGCGATMKHYGRVLRQEGDDTWARRAEALGAATVDFSEYLADLGPRAERHPLPVTAAYHDACHLAHGQGVADQPRQLLRSVPELEVAELPNPEICCGSAGVYNLLQPDTAAQLGDRKSEDARATGAGLLVAGNPGCSLQIASAVKRAGGSISVAHTTQVLDASIRGLASSALVPGTPTTTAD, from the coding sequence GTGAACCACCCGACCCCGCCCTCACCGGACGAACGGGCCTTCAACGACCTGCTGAGCGACTGTGTGCACTGCGGCTTCTGCCTGCCGACGTGCCCCACCTACGCGCTGTGGGGCGAGGAGGTGGACTCACCGCGCGGCCGCATCCACCTGATGGGGCAGATCGAGCAGGGCGACGTACTGAACGAGGCCGCCGTCCAGGCCTTCGACAACTGTCTGGGCTGTCTGGCGTGCGTGAGCTCGTGCCCCTCCGGTGTCGCCTACGACGCGCTGATCGAGACCACCCGCGCCCGCGTCGAGGAGGAGCACACCAGAAAGGCCGCGGAACGCCTGCTGCGTGCCCTCATCTTCGCGCTGTTCCCGCACCGGAAACGACTGGACCTCCTGCGCGGCCCCATGCGGGCGTACCAGAGCAGTGGTCTGCAGCAGCTGGTGCGCCGATCGGGCCTGCTGGAACGCCTCTCCCCCTCGGTGGCCACGATGGAACGCATCGCCCCGCCACTGCCGAGCCGCGTTCCCGCCCTGCCCGAACGTGTCCCCGCTCGCGGCCGGCGCAGAGCCGTGGTGGGGATGCTCACCGGTTGCGTACAGGGGTCGTTCTTCCCCCAGGTCAACACGGCGACCGCCCGGGTGCTGGCGAGCGAGGGGTGCGACGTGGTGGTTCCCCGCGACCAGGGCTGTTGCGGTGCGCTGTCGGCGCATGCGGGACGCCCGCGGGAGGCCGCCGATTTCGCGCGCGCCACCGTCGAGACGTTCGAACGCGCCGGGGTCGACGCCGTCGTGGTGAACTCCGCCGGCTGCGGCGCGACGATGAAGCACTACGGCCGCGTACTGAGGCAGGAGGGGGACGACACGTGGGCGCGACGCGCCGAGGCGCTCGGCGCCGCCACCGTGGACTTCTCCGAGTACCTGGCGGACCTCGGGCCGCGGGCCGAGCGCCACCCGTTACCGGTGACAGCGGCGTACCACGACGCCTGCCATCTCGCGCACGGGCAGGGGGTGGCCGACCAGCCGCGCCAGCTCCTGCGCTCCGTACCGGAACTGGAGGTGGCCGAACTGCCCAACCCGGAGATCTGCTGCGGTTCGGCCGGCGTGTACAACCTGCTGCAACCGGACACGGCGGCGCAGCTCGGCGACCGCAAGAGCGAGGATGCCCGCGCCACCGGCGCCGGACTGCTCGTGGCTGGGAACCCCGGATGCTCGCTGCAGATCGCCTCGGCCGTGAAGCGCGCGGGCGGTTCGATCTCGGTCGCCCACACCACCCAGGTTCTGGACGCCTCCATCCGCGGCCTGGCGTCGTCGGCCCTGGTTCCGGGAACACCGACGACAACCGCCGACTAG